Proteins from one Streptococcus mitis B6 genomic window:
- a CDS encoding HAD family hydrolase encodes MTSITAIFFDLDGTLVDSSIGIHNAFTHTFKELGVPSPDAKTIRGFMGPPLESSFATCLPKDQISEAVQIYRSYYKEKGIHEAQLFPQIVDLLGELSSSYPLYITTTKNTPTAQDMTKNLGINHFFDGIYGSSPETPHKADVIRQALQTHQLAPEQAIIIGDTKFDMLGAQETGIQKLAVTWGFGEQADLLNYQPDYIAHKPIEVLEYFQ; translated from the coding sequence ATGACCTCTATCACAGCGATTTTTTTCGATCTGGATGGAACCCTCGTTGACAGTTCTATCGGGATTCACAATGCCTTTACTCATACTTTTAAGGAGCTAGGGGTGCCTAGTCCTGATGCCAAAACGATTCGTGGTTTTATGGGACCACCCCTTGAAAGTAGTTTTGCGACCTGCCTGCCCAAAGACCAAATTTCTGAGGCTGTCCAGATATACCGTTCTTACTACAAAGAAAAAGGCATCCATGAAGCTCAACTCTTTCCTCAGATTGTAGACTTACTTGGGGAGTTATCGAGCAGTTATCCACTCTATATTACTACTACAAAGAATACCCCTACCGCTCAAGACATGACTAAAAACTTGGGAATCAATCATTTCTTTGATGGCATTTATGGTTCCAGCCCTGAAACACCCCATAAGGCAGATGTCATTCGCCAAGCCTTGCAGACACATCAACTAGCACCGGAACAAGCCATCATCATCGGAGATACCAAGTTTGATATGCTGGGAGCTCAAGAAACAGGCATTCAGAAATTGGCCGTCACTTGGGGATTTGGAGAGCAAGCAGATCTACTAAACTATCAACCTGATTATATCGCCCACAAACCCATAGAAGTTTTGGAGTATTTTCAATAA